A stretch of Lentibacillus sp. JNUCC-1 DNA encodes these proteins:
- a CDS encoding acyl-CoA dehydrogenase family protein has product MNFDFTEEQTMLRQTVRQFVDKEIMPYIADWDREGKFDPSVVEKLADLGLMGVCIPEAYGGSGMDYNALAIVCEELERGDTAFRTAVSVHTGLNSMTLLQWGNEEQKQKFLVPQAKGEKLGAFGLTEPAAGSDVASIQTTAVKKGDHYVLNGQKNWISLCDTADHFIVFAYTEKDKRHHGISAFIVERAMDGFSSKATKGKHGIRAGNTGELFFEDVKVPAENLLGDEGEGFKIAMAALDNGRFTVAAGAVGQIMACIEASVDYCHERETFGKPIGQHQLVQQMLAKMEAGLQMSRLLVYKAGELKNQGKRNTRETSMAKWQACDFANKAADDAVQIHGAYGYSDEYPVERYLRNSKAPVIYEGTREIHTIMQAQYVLGYRKDKPLNKMLPAWEKE; this is encoded by the coding sequence GAGATTATGCCTTATATAGCAGATTGGGACCGCGAAGGAAAATTCGACCCATCTGTGGTTGAAAAACTCGCTGACCTTGGCCTGATGGGCGTCTGCATTCCGGAAGCATATGGCGGCAGCGGCATGGATTATAATGCACTCGCCATCGTCTGCGAAGAACTCGAGCGCGGCGATACGGCTTTTCGCACAGCCGTATCCGTACACACCGGACTCAACAGCATGACCCTGCTGCAATGGGGAAATGAAGAGCAAAAACAAAAGTTTCTCGTACCCCAGGCGAAAGGTGAAAAACTGGGGGCATTTGGCTTAACAGAACCCGCCGCCGGTTCAGACGTCGCTTCCATTCAAACAACAGCCGTTAAAAAAGGGGATCATTATGTGCTGAACGGTCAGAAAAACTGGATTTCCCTTTGTGACACGGCAGATCACTTTATCGTTTTTGCCTATACAGAAAAAGACAAACGCCACCATGGCATCTCTGCTTTCATTGTTGAGCGGGCGATGGATGGCTTTTCCTCAAAAGCAACAAAAGGCAAGCATGGCATTCGTGCTGGCAACACAGGAGAACTGTTTTTTGAAGACGTCAAAGTCCCTGCTGAAAACCTCCTTGGTGACGAAGGAGAAGGCTTTAAAATTGCCATGGCTGCGCTCGACAATGGACGCTTCACCGTCGCTGCGGGAGCTGTCGGTCAGATCATGGCTTGTATTGAAGCAAGTGTGGATTACTGTCATGAGCGCGAAACATTCGGCAAACCCATTGGCCAGCACCAGCTTGTCCAGCAAATGCTTGCCAAGATGGAAGCAGGCTTGCAAATGAGCCGCTTGCTCGTTTATAAAGCGGGAGAACTTAAAAACCAAGGCAAGCGCAATACACGCGAAACCTCCATGGCCAAATGGCAGGCGTGCGATTTCGCCAACAAAGCAGCCGATGATGCCGTTCAGATTCACGGTGCGTACGGTTATTCAGATGAATATCCGGTTGAGCGTTATCTGCGCAACTCTAAAGCCCCTGTCATCTATGAAGGCACGCGTGAAATTCACACCATCATGCAGGCGCAATATGTCCTTGGATACCGTAAAGATAAACCACTAAACAAAATGCTGCCCGCATGGGAGAAGGAGTGA